In one bacterium genomic region, the following are encoded:
- a CDS encoding DUF308 domain-containing protein translates to MDSAVMEMESVQNTSWWILILRGILAILFGMAMLLWPGITLLTAAVVFALFILVSGIVDIVSSIMQIRKNSSWWLTLLLGIVQVAAGAYIAQRPGITLAVLILVIGFVLIVRGLFEFIAAFDFQGSMRALLIVVGIITALAGVFVLRHPQTGGIAFAWLLGIYGLIAGPVAIALGIQAKQYQDKLKAKN, encoded by the coding sequence ATGGATTCAGCCGTAATGGAAATGGAATCTGTTCAGAATACATCTTGGTGGATTCTCATTCTAAGAGGCATTCTTGCAATCTTGTTCGGTATGGCAATGTTGCTTTGGCCAGGCATTACACTATTAACAGCAGCTGTTGTGTTTGCGCTATTTATTTTGGTATCGGGTATTGTTGATATTGTTTCTTCAATCATGCAGATCCGCAAAAATAGCTCATGGTGGCTAACCCTACTGTTGGGTATTGTCCAGGTGGCTGCCGGTGCATACATCGCTCAGCGACCAGGCATTACGCTAGCCGTACTGATACTGGTTATCGGTTTTGTATTAATCGTACGTGGCCTGTTTGAGTTCATCGCAGCTTTCGACTTTCAGGGTTCGATGCGCGCCCTATTGATTGTAGTCGGTATCATTACTGCCCTAGCCGGAGTTTTTGTACTGCGACACCCACAAACTGGCGGTATCGCCTTTGCCTGGCTCTTGGGAATTTACGGCCTAATTGCAGGGCCAGTAGCGATTGCCCTAGGCATTCAAGCTAAGCAGTACCAAGATAAGCTTAAAGCTAAAAATTAA
- a CDS encoding DUF1761 domain-containing protein: MPTVQINLWGVIAATAFGMVVGAIWYSELLFGKQWMKLMGKKASDLQNNAGTSYLLTGLLWLLVSYVLAHFVQYTFADTWLEGAISAFWLWTGFVFAPQLIHALFDGSSKKILAINASYTLVALLGMGIILVVLPN; the protein is encoded by the coding sequence ATGCCGACAGTACAAATTAATCTTTGGGGTGTGATTGCTGCCACAGCCTTTGGTATGGTGGTTGGAGCAATTTGGTATTCGGAGCTACTTTTTGGTAAGCAATGGATGAAGTTGATGGGTAAAAAAGCCTCAGATTTACAAAATAATGCCGGAACATCCTATTTATTAACTGGCCTTTTATGGCTTTTGGTGAGTTATGTTTTAGCGCACTTCGTACAATACACTTTTGCTGATACTTGGCTTGAAGGAGCAATTTCAGCATTTTGGTTGTGGACCGGCTTTGTCTTTGCGCCGCAACTGATACACGCATTATTTGATGGTAGTTCGAAAAAGATATTAGCTATCAACGCTAGCTATACTTTAGTGGCACTGTTGGGTATGGGGATTATTTTAGTAGTTTTACCTAATTAA
- a CDS encoding DUF1653 domain-containing protein, which translates to MTGSPNLPPSPKLKPGVYEHYKGKRYLVLMTAMLEATLEPHVVYVPLYQSSQITTPWLRPADDFTASVEVNGVICPRFRLVQAN; encoded by the coding sequence ATGACAGGCTCACCAAACTTACCGCCTAGCCCTAAACTAAAGCCTGGCGTGTATGAACACTATAAAGGGAAGCGCTATTTGGTTTTAATGACGGCTATGTTGGAGGCCACACTTGAGCCACATGTTGTATATGTACCACTGTATCAGTCGAGCCAAATAACTACGCCTTGGCTCAGGCCGGCGGATGACTTTACTGCTTCGGTAGAAGTGAACGGCGTTATCTGTCCGCGTTTTCGGTTGGTTCAGGCTAATTAA
- a CDS encoding prolyl-tRNA synthetase: MRVSQLFTKTSKNLPADETAKNAQLLIQAGYIHKEMAGVYTFLPLGLRVLENIKRVVREEMNAVGGQEVQMTVLQPRELFEKTDRWSDDKVDNWFKTKLVNGTELGMGLTHEEPIVDMLSSYINSYRDLPVLVYQIQTKFRNELRAQAGLLRGREFMMKDMYSFARNQEEHAAIYERVAEAYISVYERLGIGDITYRTYADGGIFTPRFSDEFQMLSDIGEDTIYIDEARKIAVNKEVIDDARLADTDIDKDKLVERRAIEVGNIFPLESKYTDALGVFYTDAGGKQQKLIAGCYGIGVSRLVGALAEHFSDEKGLIWPAEVAPFRYYLVVLGSEDAVVAAQKLYKSLGEDAVLFDDRMDVSAGAKFADAELLGCPIRLVVSDKTLATNEAEVKSRSDKFSEHQIKLEDYDRLTKLTA; this comes from the coding sequence ATGCGAGTATCACAACTATTTACTAAAACCAGTAAAAACCTACCGGCTGATGAGACGGCAAAAAATGCCCAATTACTTATTCAGGCTGGCTATATTCATAAAGAGATGGCGGGGGTGTATACATTTCTTCCACTGGGGTTGCGTGTATTGGAAAACATTAAGCGGGTGGTACGTGAAGAGATGAATGCTGTTGGTGGCCAAGAAGTTCAAATGACGGTTTTGCAACCGCGTGAATTATTTGAAAAAACTGACCGGTGGAGTGATGATAAGGTAGATAATTGGTTTAAGACCAAGCTAGTAAATGGTACGGAGCTTGGGATGGGCCTCACGCACGAAGAGCCAATCGTAGATATGTTGTCGAGCTACATCAATTCGTATAGGGATTTACCAGTTTTGGTTTATCAAATCCAGACTAAGTTTAGAAATGAATTGCGGGCACAGGCCGGCTTACTACGTGGTCGCGAGTTTATGATGAAAGATATGTATAGCTTTGCGCGCAATCAAGAAGAGCATGCTGCGATATACGAGAGGGTTGCCGAAGCCTACATTAGCGTGTATGAGCGACTGGGGATAGGCGATATTACCTATCGAACCTATGCTGATGGTGGTATCTTTACTCCGCGTTTTAGTGATGAGTTCCAGATGCTTAGCGATATCGGTGAGGATACGATCTACATTGATGAAGCTCGCAAAATTGCTGTTAATAAAGAAGTAATTGACGATGCTCGCCTCGCCGACACTGATATTGATAAAGATAAGTTGGTAGAGCGCCGAGCAATTGAAGTGGGTAATATTTTCCCTCTGGAAAGTAAGTATACCGATGCCCTGGGTGTTTTCTACACCGATGCAGGTGGTAAGCAACAAAAACTCATAGCTGGCTGTTATGGCATTGGCGTCAGTCGTTTAGTTGGAGCGCTTGCAGAACACTTTTCGGATGAAAAAGGCTTGATTTGGCCGGCTGAGGTAGCGCCATTTCGCTATTATCTAGTTGTACTTGGCAGTGAAGACGCTGTAGTAGCCGCACAAAAACTCTACAAGTCTTTAGGCGAAGATGCAGTCTTATTTGATGATCGAATGGATGTTTCAGCTGGGGCTAAGTTTGCTGATGCGGAGCTATTGGGCTGTCCAATTCGGCTTGTAGTTTCCGATAAGACACTTGCGACAAATGAAGCTGAAGTTAAGAGTCGTAGTGATAAGTTCTCAGAACATCAGATTAAACTAGAAGATTATGACAGGCTCACCAAACTTACCGCCTAG
- the xth gene encoding exodeoxyribonuclease III, producing the protein MKLFSWNVNGIRAVLRKDEFLPFVQKHQPDVLCLQETKAKPGQAEIDLADYTEYWNSAERPGYSGTAIFSKQPALSIMNGLPLNIANKYQLTDGYGNAENEGRITLAEYDKFYLVTVYTPNSKRDLSRLEFRHQHWDRAFLEYVVELEKTKPVVFCGDFNAAHTEDDLARPKDNVKNAGFTPEEREGFQNLIDTGFVDTFRMFYEGNGYYTWWSNFGGARARNVGWRIDYFLVSNSLKDKVKSAEIYPEVMGSDHCPVSLTLDI; encoded by the coding sequence GTGAAGTTATTCTCCTGGAATGTCAATGGTATTCGCGCCGTGTTGCGCAAGGATGAGTTTTTACCATTTGTACAAAAACATCAACCAGATGTCTTATGTCTGCAAGAGACCAAAGCTAAGCCGGGGCAGGCTGAAATAGATTTAGCTGATTACACCGAGTATTGGAACTCGGCTGAGCGACCTGGCTATTCGGGGACAGCAATATTTTCTAAGCAGCCAGCCCTCAGTATTATGAATGGCTTACCGTTAAATATTGCCAATAAATATCAGCTCACCGATGGTTATGGTAATGCCGAGAATGAAGGGCGTATCACTCTCGCTGAGTATGACAAATTTTATTTAGTAACAGTTTACACGCCAAACTCTAAGCGAGATTTATCGCGTTTGGAGTTTCGGCATCAGCATTGGGATAGGGCATTTCTAGAATATGTAGTAGAGCTTGAAAAGACAAAACCAGTGGTGTTTTGTGGTGATTTTAACGCTGCTCACACCGAAGATGATCTGGCTCGACCAAAAGATAATGTTAAAAATGCTGGCTTTACACCAGAAGAGCGAGAGGGTTTTCAAAATCTTATCGATACCGGTTTTGTAGATACTTTTAGGATGTTTTATGAGGGAAATGGCTACTACACTTGGTGGAGTAACTTTGGTGGTGCTAGAGCTCGCAATGTTGGTTGGCGGATAGATTATTTTCTAGTTTCAAATTCTTTAAAAGACAAAGTTAAATCTGCCGAAATATATCCAGAAGTGATGGGCTCAGATCACTGCCCGGTAAGTCTGACGCTCGATATCTAG
- a CDS encoding tRNA-dihydrouridine synthase: MDSQENIWNSLRSQPFAALAPMDDVTDVVFRRLVHELAPADLYFTEFASVEGFCSPGRQAIERRLHLHQAEGPVIAQIWGTTPAYFKDMASELAGRGFAGIDINMGCPVRDIIKNGGCSALINTTELAAEIISATKEGAGNLPVSVKTRLGWTKPDARGWLGFLMQQDISALTVHLRTVKEMSKVDAHWELAEEIVALRDELAPDLVLVGNGDVLNRQMAEVRISETGLDGMMIGRGIFHDPWAFERDERIHSVAEQLSALTRHLDIFEETWQENEKRFDPLKRFFKIYIQGFDGAAHLRARLMECVSIAQVRTILKGVSLKDLVDDK; this comes from the coding sequence ATGGATAGTCAAGAAAATATTTGGAATTCTCTGCGCTCGCAACCATTTGCCGCCTTGGCACCGATGGATGATGTGACGGATGTAGTATTTCGTCGGTTAGTACACGAACTTGCGCCGGCCGATCTATATTTTACGGAGTTTGCCAGTGTGGAAGGGTTTTGTTCACCGGGACGTCAAGCAATTGAACGACGTCTGCACTTGCACCAAGCTGAAGGTCCGGTAATTGCTCAAATTTGGGGCACAACACCAGCCTATTTTAAGGATATGGCGAGCGAGCTAGCGGGGCGTGGGTTTGCTGGAATTGATATCAATATGGGTTGTCCGGTACGCGATATTATTAAGAATGGTGGTTGTTCGGCGCTAATTAATACTACTGAATTAGCTGCCGAGATAATTTCTGCCACTAAAGAAGGGGCGGGGAATTTACCGGTGAGCGTAAAAACTCGATTAGGCTGGACTAAACCAGACGCAAGAGGGTGGCTGGGCTTTTTGATGCAGCAAGATATTAGTGCTTTAACGGTGCATTTACGAACCGTTAAAGAAATGAGTAAAGTCGATGCCCATTGGGAGCTAGCAGAAGAGATTGTGGCTTTACGTGATGAATTGGCACCAGATCTGGTGCTGGTAGGTAATGGTGACGTGCTAAATCGCCAAATGGCAGAAGTGCGAATTTCAGAAACTGGCTTGGATGGGATGATGATTGGTCGGGGGATTTTTCATGATCCTTGGGCATTTGAGCGGGATGAGCGCATACATAGCGTAGCGGAACAATTATCTGCCCTAACTCGTCACCTTGATATTTTTGAGGAAACTTGGCAGGAAAATGAGAAGCGGTTTGATCCTCTAAAGCGGTTTTTTAAGATTTATATCCAGGGTTTTGACGGGGCCGCCCACTTAAGGGCGCGGCTAATGGAGTGTGTATCAATTGCGCAAGTACGGACCATACTTAAAGGGGTATCTTTAAAAGATCTTGTAGATGATAAATAA
- the rpmG gene encoding 50S ribosomal protein L33, giving the protein MAKKQARQIVVLKNPETGSLYYTRKSAHNTPDKLEMKKYDPKIRKTATFVESKVKLGG; this is encoded by the coding sequence ATGGCAAAAAAGCAAGCAAGGCAAATTGTAGTATTGAAAAACCCGGAAACGGGATCTTTGTATTACACTCGAAAAAGTGCTCACAATACTCCAGATAAGTTGGAGATGAAGAAGTATGATCCTAAAATTCGCAAGACTGCCACATTCGTTGAGAGTAAAGTTAAGCTCGGCGGATAG
- a CDS encoding MFS transporter: MPSQHGLPTAEYIRFLKNRELSQFYLSVFAKGLARGSILIFVPIYLLQLGYSLRQVAILYIAKFVIFMIVSPIGMWCNSRFGIKKTMVIGDLFLIAYLGAVILLAQQPELYFLLAILYGLASGLYLSAYHIEFTHAKDSKREGEEISIGKVLIILSQVMAPLLGAVLITLGSYRLNFIVSAITILLSLVPLFMSPDFKTRPYRFNIKNLRTADSKRKALSYAGFGVLQLGNDIFWPLFIYMILENVLEVGTLVSISTAFTIFGVLWYGRKVDGSVRQGLVGGVWAHAPSWLIRLFVVTPIGVTLANFYANFTYHLLDVAYEKVIYTDAGNAADWSNYFLFRELYVTIGRVALLLVLLIFGRLEVTFIICFVMSFSYLVLLKRLPKK; this comes from the coding sequence ATGCCTTCACAGCACGGTTTACCAACAGCAGAGTACATACGGTTTTTAAAAAATCGAGAGCTTTCGCAGTTTTATCTTTCAGTATTTGCTAAGGGCTTAGCACGTGGTAGTATTTTGATTTTTGTACCGATCTACTTACTTCAGCTTGGCTATAGTCTGCGCCAAGTTGCAATTTTGTACATTGCTAAATTTGTTATATTTATGATTGTCAGTCCGATTGGCATGTGGTGTAATTCACGCTTTGGTATTAAGAAGACCATGGTGATCGGCGATCTGTTCCTAATTGCATATTTGGGAGCCGTCATATTGCTAGCTCAACAGCCAGAGCTATATTTTCTTCTAGCCATTCTCTATGGTTTAGCCTCAGGACTCTATCTGTCGGCCTATCATATTGAATTTACTCACGCTAAAGATAGTAAGCGCGAAGGTGAGGAAATCTCAATAGGTAAAGTTCTAATCATACTGTCACAGGTAATGGCGCCTTTGCTTGGGGCAGTTCTGATTACCTTGGGGTCGTATCGGCTTAATTTTATAGTATCGGCAATAACTATCCTTCTATCTTTAGTGCCATTATTTATGTCGCCAGATTTTAAAACTAGACCATATCGTTTTAATATTAAGAATTTACGTACGGCTGATAGTAAAAGGAAAGCTCTCTCATACGCTGGATTTGGTGTGTTGCAGTTGGGTAATGATATTTTCTGGCCACTTTTCATATACATGATTTTAGAGAATGTGCTGGAGGTTGGGACATTGGTGTCGATATCAACGGCTTTTACTATTTTCGGTGTGCTATGGTATGGTCGCAAAGTGGACGGGAGTGTGCGACAGGGACTAGTGGGGGGTGTTTGGGCACATGCACCTAGCTGGCTGATTCGGCTATTTGTGGTGACTCCAATTGGTGTTACGCTTGCAAATTTTTATGCTAATTTCACTTATCATCTTCTAGATGTGGCTTATGAGAAAGTAATTTATACCGATGCGGGCAATGCTGCCGATTGGTCGAATTATTTTCTATTTCGAGAACTTTACGTAACGATTGGCCGGGTTGCATTACTATTGGTGCTACTTATCTTTGGTCGGCTAGAGGTTACTTTTATTATTTGTTTTGTTATGAGCTTTAGCTATCTGGTCTTACTTAAGCGACTGCCAAAAAAATAA